Within the Megalops cyprinoides isolate fMegCyp1 chromosome 10, fMegCyp1.pri, whole genome shotgun sequence genome, the region AGGGATTCATGTATTCATCATTGCTGCACAGTACCTATCAAACCTAGCCAACTAAACCTACTTTGCCCGCTCAAATCTGCCTTATGCAACTTATTATGCCATACAAAACTCTACCTACCTACACCCTAACTACGAATGTCAtagttttgtttcagtttgacTTGAAACTCAAACATAATCCAAAGCAACATTAACTAGCTCTGCACAGTTTGAGTTTTCAGTTTACTTTTGACAAAttaagaaataacaaaaaaaaaacctaccatGTCGATTGTGAGCTAAAGCTCTACTCATGTTCTACTCATGTCACATTCATCTTgtcatctctctcactcattttGTCCTAACTTGTCTTCCTAACTTGCCTTGTCAGACATGATGGGACTTAAGCGCATGCTGGAGAAGCTGGGCGTGGCCAAGACTCACCTGGAGCTCAAGAAGATGATAGCAGAGGTCGTGGGAGGGACTTCGCGAGACACCATCAGCTATACTGACTTTGTGAGCATGATGCTGGGCAAGAGAAATGCCATATTGAGACTGTAAGTCTGAAAATTCCAACATGTTATTTCAGTCATGATTTCAGATGTAATCTGCTGTGTAGTCAGCCAGTAAATGAATCTACTAATTAGCCACTAAAAGGTTAGTGTTAGTAACAGACTTACTGTTGATGCTACCCAGGCAAGAGTGCATGAGTTCTTGATTtaatctgcaaagcaaatacatttgaaaGTGTAAGAGTAATTAAAGAGTTGGACTAGTAGTCCAAATATTGCAGGGTCAAATATTGCAGTGTTGTTGAGcacttgagcaaggtgcttaacccaaattccttcagtaaatacctATATGTAGAAATGTAAGCAATGGAAGTCACACCAGGTAAGGGTATCTGCCACACCAAtatgtaacacaaacacaaaatttgtTCAGTTGAGTATTTTGAATGAccaagctaaaattagctatgTTCCATACACAAATACTGAATATCTGCACAGCTGAATGgcataaatgatgaaaattttGTCAGCATATCTGATGAAATTATGAGTACATTAACAGTTAGCAAccaatgtcatgtaatgttaatagtcatttttaataacagtaGCTTTTACTTAGTGTAAATTCTGATTCGTTATTGTATGCAGCTGAGTCACATATAGATATTTCAGACTTCAGATAGATTGCTAGCACTATTAGGCCTAACTCTGAAGCTCCAATGTTGCATCAAGAGTGATTATGAACTTTCTAATGGTAATGCAATGCAACTGCAATGGTAGGCCTAATGAACTTCTTGTGTTCTTCCTCTAAATGTGgttccttctccctcccttccccctcccttctatcacatgcacacaggatATTGATGTTTGAGGACATGGGGAAAGACCAAGAACCCAAGGAGAATGGTCCACCACCCCGCAAAACTTTCTCTGACCTTCCCTGAAGTcatgcttttttgcatttggATATGACAGATCGAGACAAATACTAATATACTGAACATCAATGttatagggaaaaaaaataatgctacATGCAATTATAATACAATGAGTACGCAGTAACGTTGTATCCACCTATTATTCATTTAGTTTGATTTAGCTTGGTTatactgtgtgaaaatgataaacattggaagtaaaaaaaaaaaaaatcagtgtaatagcctattgtaattgttgtaCAGTATGACAATAAAACGTATGCAAAATACACTTTCAttagctgtatttattttaaggtAAAACGTATGAATAAGTATGGGTAAAATGAGAAATCACGGGTTGAAGTGTGATTTAATAACAACTCCTACTCTCCGAGCTGATAAATACGTTCATTCAGGGGCTGTATTCAgatatgataaaatatatatatatatatatatatatgataaatTAGCCACACCCTTGTTTTCGCACGACCCGCCCCCTGTATTGCCTGTGTACAGTGCAGTGGCCGCTGATGGTATGTAAGTGATGGATGAGTCTCCTTCTATGTAGGTAGCAAACGTCagttaatttttcttttttattaaatgaaaagaaacgaGAACCCAACTCAGCCATTTCACAAACATCTGCCCCACAGTCCCATTCCATTATTCcctaataatattatatatctTTCTTTTCGTTTGTGCTTTccatatagctagctaactataaacagaccagcctctgcagctggcTAGCTGGTTGCGTTGTTTTGCTGGCCATCTAGTTACGGAGCAGCGAATCGCACTGGTGTTTGAcaactgcattttcagtgtCCATTCACATATCTAGGTAACATTAGATCTGCAGAGATTCGAAATATATCGGGACTACGCCAGGTTTGTATGTTTCATCATTATGGTGTGTAACTTCGATAGTTTACGTTTGCAGCATAGTTAACTTGCAAGCCAAATGCCTTTTATTCAACGGTGAGTTTGCTAGTCATTCAGTTAGCTAGCCAATGTGTATGAAGTTGGATGCAATATAAAATGAGAAGAGAAGACACAAGTTATTagttttgttgttgatgatggTTTGGAACGTGGGTGGCTGTTGGTGGAAAGCGGGGTAGAGTGATGCAAAAACATTGGATGTAGCTAGAAAGCAAGTAAACATTGCCAAATAGTTTCTCACATGCAGACAGCCGGCTTGTTGATGTTATTGACTGCATCAACATACACTTCTGGGGCCTAACCTGGTTAGCTTTCTAACCTTAACCACTCTGCTGTCGCCATTTTATTAGCTAACCTTAGCTACCTGGATTGCGTTAGTTATTTCTATGGTTAGACTAGGTGGAGAGTATTAGTCATCTAGCGCGTTAAactatttagctagctggctgccGACACGTGTTGTGCGAAAATACCGTCTAACGGTTGTCATTATATTTTGACAACGGTTTATTTAGCTATATGATGTTAAATTTACGTGCATGCGTGCAGATGATGTTATATAGTCAAGTTATCTGTAATTAACATATTTTCCTTATTCGCTTTGGTGCTAACTAGCCAGGAAATATGACACATAGCTTGCTGGCTCGCTAACGTACTTGTTATGCTATCTGAAGCAAATATTATTTGAGGCATCTCTAATATTATCTCTAGCTGGACCGTAGCTATTAGTTGTTAGGTTGATTGCTACCTagcttaattaattaattaacttaGCTAGGTAGGTTGTCTAAGGCATATTGTGGTTACTCTTTTGAGATAGTTTAGCAAGATAGCTCTCTGGTGAATTAGCTGACTTTCAGATGTTGCGCAAGAACTCAAAGTGAACCTAGGACAGTTATTTAACAACACTGTTATCATAGTCCAAGTGTGTCAGCTAACGTTAAATAACTACCCTGTGAAATCGGATCGATTCGGTATTTGTGATTGTTACATGAGAGTGTGTATCGTTAGTTGAGGATATGATTGAGGATGTGACGTATGATGGAAATAATGGGTGTGATAAGAGGCAATTCTAATATGAGCTCCTTAGCGCGGTGGCTCAGGTTAATGTAGATGGGTTCCCATATTCATCACATTGTAGCTGTACTTCATTTGGTGgtgtatgaatatattcatGCATGGTTATCGTGTTTGTTCCCGCTCGGGCTGGTTCCAACAGAGTTCCTTAATAACTACGTATTGTTTTGAGCACTGTGTCAGCATATTCCGAAGTCGTCAAAACACACCTTCATTTGTATGTCTTGTGATTCGTGTGAAGGAGGGTTAGCGGGCAATAGCAGCCCTTTCATCAAGTTTTGCGTCTTGTATTAAACCAACTCTTCACTCTCTTAGAATAGGAATTGTGCCCTTTTGAAATTGTGAATGTTGCgggtctgcagctctgtgtctctTGAATGTCCTGTCCAATACATTTAATTCACTAACATTTCACTCTTAACTAGTCTCAGGGCTCACCGTACTCAATGAGCGGACAGCGCAATGTCCGAGCGCCCTGGGCAAACGGCAAAGGGGAAAGATGGCAAAAACAAGTATTCGTCTCTCAACCTGTTTGACACATATAAAGGAAAGAGCCTCGAAGCACATAAGCCAGTTGGTAAGAACCTTTTGCCTCACTTTCTCTCGGGTAATGTAATAATCTCTCTGATCGTATGTGTCCCGCACTTTAAATGACTTGAGGCATATCACAGAACTGGGGTATTAAAGGACAGGGATAAGAAGTTGAGAGTAATACTGTAtttctgtcaaaaaaagaaatattggCACTCAGTGCATTGATATGACATCCTATTGTGGTCTAATCTGTAATCAGAATTGGCTTCAGTTGAGAATTACAATAATAGGGTACTTAATGTTGATGGATCCTTTATGTCTAGGATTCCCAGAATGTCTGCCAACGGTGCCCAGCATCATTTTGGTAGTTTggaaaaagcaaacattcagTATGGATTTCAGAATTAATTTACCACTTGATCATAAGAaatgatttgctgttttttgtgtcttaaaaatgcaatttagtgttaaaaatgttaaaatacatgGCAACGAACAAATGATCTTCTATTCAATTattatattctttttattagtttattagttgcttaacagacacttttattcaggGTGACAAACATGGCCTACTCTCTGAATGTCAACACATGGATTTTATATGAATTTACCTGTAGTCCTCTGGTTACAAGCCAGGTTCATTAACCACATGGCCATCTTTTCtattttgtgcttttgaaatgGCACTTTAAAACGTCTGAAAACCTGTGGTTGTTAACACAattttgtattatgttttttccccaagatTGTTACATGTATTAACTCTGGCCACACTTTAAGCCCAGTGGGAGTCcctggtgtatttttttttcgtgagggTTGTTAGCACTTTGGTAGGCACTTTGtacacacagtgtttttttaaacatagcaCACCGATTACAAATGTAGATACTTATCACTGATCAACTGTTAGGGCCCTCGAATTTCTTGTTAAGGTGCAGTGTCTGAACCATAACACCAGTGCAAGAAGCACTGGGAAGAATAGCTTGAGTTGCAAGTCAGAATGCCAGTGTGTCAGTATAGAATGAATATACTGTTCTCAGCGACATCATATCTGTGTttaatgcactgtgctgttgaGTCTGTGAATTCCACTGTATTGagtcctctctttctcactctcccccctGTTCAGTTCCTCCCCGCCATGGTCTGCAGTCCCTTGGTAAAGTTACCTCTGCACGGCGGATGCCCCCACCAGCCAACCTGCCCAGTCTGAAGGCAGAGAACAAAGGCAACGACCCCAACATTTCTCTCGTCCCTAAAGACGGCACAGGATGGGCAAGCAAGCAGGAGTCTGCCGACCCAAGGAGGTAAGGCCATGCTGTCAGCTTGTGCCAGAAATGTCATACAGTATCTTACAAGTTTCATAAAGTGGAGCTTCCCACAGTTTGGAAGGGGGCATAAGTGTGGCTAATATAGAAACTGTTAAAGTGGAGTTTGTGGAAGTGAAACCATGAACCACCAAATCCTATTCTGATGCTCTGGTCATCTGAACAACTTGAGCGGCTTATTAAAGATTGCTGTCCAGTGACCATGGAGATGTACATGGGCGATTGTTCTTCAGTCTCTTAAAAAAGCAACCCGCTGAAGAATCTAAGGATTAAAATAACATGAGGCAGATGACATGCAAATCTTACACAACTGAATTTTTGGGTTGAGAAACATTTACCTATAACATTCTGTATTGGTAATCCAACCAAGTTTCAGATAAACAGTTTACCTCCTACAGCTGGCtaacaatttaaaattattacatttatgcatGTTAAGCTATCTTATGAGAAGGGTTGCTGaagcatatgtatttttattttgtttattattgtaagTCTCCTAGTGAAATGAGACAAGACATCAAAACACATCtcaaaaacacagggaagagCCACTCATTATGACAGTCAAATTGAGGTCAAGAGCTTTCAGTTCCCAATGAAAGGGAAACATACTGCTCAATGTTGTGCATGGGAACATTAattaatgtgtctgtgcattgtgtGGGGATGTGATGTATGTAGCAGTTGTGAACTTTGTTGAACTgacctgtcctcctcctcctcctcagtacCGATGTATGGTCAGCTCAGCAGCCGGCGTCGCAGCAGCCTGTGGCTATGCAGACGCCTGCGTCCAGCCAGCCGAGGAACCCACCAGTCCCAGAGGTACTGCACCATAGTTCACACACTCATCTGTGTAATGATATATACACAGTAGGCCAAAGGCAGGTGGGGAAATTTGTCATTATGGTTAAGCCCCTTTTCATTTGGCACAGAAggtttcctcatctcctcaTTTGAAATGGGAGATGTAAGATGTTATATTGAACAAGGCTTCAGCTCCATGGATatacatttcaagcatttcacTGTGATTACAGTGATCTATTTCATTACCAGTTTATTGCAGTTTTGATGTTGTGGCTTTTCTTCAGAATTCTGGattgcaaataaacaaatgtagcCTTTATATAAGAGTATAAAAGACCTATACATGATCTTTTTGGAGATTTTAATGATATCGATCATTTCTCAGACACATGGGCTGGTTTGCCAAAAGATATTATTGAAGTGCCTGGAAATAGCTGTACTTGACTGTACAAGAGGTCACTGTATTTTTGTGAcaagtttgtatttttgtcctGATCAGTTTTAATGTGCTGGCAAACAAGGTTGAATACCTAGAGCATGAAGaatccgtgtgtgtgtgtgtgtgtgtgtgtgtgtgtgtgcacatgcacgcacatgcctgtatgtgtgtgtgtttcaggcccCAGCTTCAGCTCTCGCCACAGGGGCAAAGTCCTGGGCTCAGGCCAGTGTCACGCATGGAGTGCCAGGAGATGGTGAGACTCTGCACCACTGATGCCTTGTCTTTCTCATGATGTCTTATAGAGGTTTCCAGTATCGGGCATCTGTGCATGCTGCATCAAACTCAACATCAGACAGAAGTTCTTAAAAAGGGTAATATTTGCGTTATTGAGGGCAGTAAATCACTGTTCTCACCTACTGCAACAGACGTGCAAGCTTAACTATAGTAAATTctcaaaagaagaaaatgctCACTCAGATTCTGTGTGCATTTAAGACTCAGTTTTAATATTCACACATTAACAAGTTGTAATTCAAAAGTCTTCATCAGAAGTATTCATTTGTTCTGTTGAAGAGCTTTGCTTGAGTTGGAACACTTTTCTTTCATGATCCACATTTATAAGGTTTACAGATTTATACCTTAAATTACTgccaataatttaaaaagctggGCTTGCCACTAAAACATTGCATACagtttcttttaattttatgaaatgtttgttaaacATTAAGTAATGCTGGGTACGGATAGTGCAGCATATTACAATTTACAGGACTTGTATGAGCTGTGATTCTGTGGGTTGGACTTAGACTGTGCTTCTTATGCACAATGACTGCTGTTCAGATCTTCCTCTTGGCTTTTGATTAATGCTGGTAGTTGGCAAGCTCAAAACTCAGCTTGGAACTATGAGAAGGCCAGAAACTGAAACGGGAAGTTCTCTTGTCTGccttttgcttttctttctctggaATTTTGCCTCCCTGTATATTCATCCATTGTCTGCCCCCTGTCAGTGTACACTTAAGGACCAAAACTGGGTTTCTGTAGGTGGAAAGGGATCAAACCAACCATCGCCATTCTCTCGCGAGGAATTTCCCAGCCTGCAGGCGGTTGGAGCCCAGGACAAAGCTGGCAGGGAACAGGCCACTACAGATCAGTGGTATGGGCCCGGACCAAGCCTCCGCCCACAGAGTGAGTaccagattacattacatttatgtttagtcatttagcagacactcttctgtGGTGTCCAAGGATCATTTCATAAAGTGGCTTGAAAATGGTACATGTAAGACACAGCTCTCCTGCCACCTCACTTTcgttccctttctcccttttctttgTCTTTACCGTATGTTCTGTCTCCACAGATGTGATAAACTGGCAGGATGGGGGAGACCACGCCCTGAATGTGGTCCAGCCCCGAGGGGGGGTAGGAGAGGTTGGGGTTGAGGGGGCGGTGTTGTTGGAGGAAGCTATAGAGGGAGTGCATTCCCGTcaccaacagcagcagaccTCATCCTCTCACATACCCCAAAGTTACTCCTCTGCCAccagccccaccctgcccctgcCACCGCCCCCTGTAGTCCCCCAGTTCCCCCCCTACAGAGGGATTGTGCCTCCATTTGTGAGTACAGCTTCTAAGCTTCTTAATTCTAAGACTTCAGCAGTATTGGTTGACTATAGAATGAAGGAGTTATGTCAGGAATCAGAGGGTTTTAGAATTGATGTTTCGCACATAAATGAATTACACTTTTGATGTAAAATACATTAGACGAGCCTTCATGTCAGTCAGTGTCCGCGTCTGACCCTGTGAACGCAGCCACACCATGTGGTTTGCCGGTATGATTTGAGCCACATTATGGTTTAGACACTTTCCATGAAAAGAGTCTTGCTGACCAATTATGGTTGAAGTTGTTGTAGTGGAATTTAATTATTAGCCTGTTTAACAGCTGGATAGCTGACATATGTATCCCCTTTCCCATTTCTTTCAGATGTACCCTCCATACCTGCCTTTTCCATCCCCGTTTGGCCCCCAGGGGACCTACAGGTACCCAATGCCTTCTGAGGCCCCCAGGCAAGTGGGAAATACAGACAGATGCCACATATCTCTGTCTCCAGATGAGCAGCacttctttttttgctgttattgtcGTAAAAACTGTCAGCCAATCTCCTGAAGCACAGGACAGTAACCCATGTTACTCTCACCCTTGATGTACTGTCCAGTTGGCTATATGCGTTATATCAGACCCCACAGTCAGTATCACTGCTCCCTTTCTTCCGTTCTGCAGGTTCTCTCGCGTGCAAAGTGGGCAGGCTTCCCAAGCAGGAGGGTCCCTGGATCAAGGGCGAGAAGCAGTGAAGCGCCCCTCCATTCTAAAGCAGGATGACTTGAAGGAGCTTGATGAGCTGGATCATGATGGGGATGAGGGCTGGGCTGGTGAGACACATTCAAAACCTGTAGCCTGTACACATTTTAGCAAGATCTGGGGACTGAGTGACAGAATTTCCAGGTTATATGGTTTCATAGACCATGCAAGTCTGTGTTTGAATTTATCACAATAAATTGTTTGTGGTGGAggttgctgtgctgttgttcaaATAAAACCTGACATGTATGAGCTatataacaaacacacagatagtTTCTCTTAGATTGCACTGCATAACACATTGTTACAGAATATTTTACGGCACAATATACAAAAGACAAATACTGTACAACACAGGACGTattgacacatttaaaaagccaCTATCAGCTTTATGCATCCCACCAACTTTGAACAGTTGTATTTTATGGAGTAGAGTAACTGAAGTGTGTTCAGCCGCATTACATGAGTCCTTACCCTATCTGGAAATGACCTTTTGTCTTAAGGGGCACACGAAGAGATAGACTACTCGGCCAAGCTGAAGTTCAGCGACgatgaaggagaggaagactTGGATGAGGACAAAAAGTGCACTTGGTGAGATGGGCCCTGGAGAAGAATTTTATGTCTAATTGATTATGATGAGGATTTTCTGTTTTAGAGAAATTAACTTCCTCTCACTGACAGTTTGGATCATGTCCAAATATAATGCTCAGATGAAATGCAGTGAGCTTTACTGGCATTCTCGTCAGCAGTTTGGCACTTAAGGTGAGGCACATGCTGAAAAgaacatcaccccccccccgttgAAATTTGGAGGTGGATCTTTGTGATTCTGTTACATCGCCGGCTTGTGGTGCCGGTTTTAGAATCAAAAGAAGATAAGCGTGTGACAGGATATTCCAGCTAAAACTCTTTTACTGCTACCAATAATGCTCTGGCATGGTAGGAAATAGACATTCTAGCATGATAATGAATACAAACATGCCTCCAAATTGACAAAGAAATAGTTAAGTGAACAAGAAAATAATCTTCTTTTACTGGCCCTCTCAATCTTCAGATCGTGTGAAGACCTGTAAAATATATATGGTGTGAACAAAAGATAGCAATAAATGAAGGCAACCGTGAAATCTGAATAAACAGGGAAGCTCTCCGTGAGCGAAAATGGGGAAGTGCCGCGGGCAGTTCCTCTCAATGACATCGGTGCCAAAGGTGGATACAGAGAATACCAATTACAAAGATGTTAATACATTTGAACATGGTTTTTGCTTTcgaaaaatgtatgtttatttgttgCACATATGTTCTATGTAGTGTTGTTTGTGTTAAAAGCATGTTAAAGATAAGaatctttttaatgtatttgaaaaataattccacagttgcttttttttctgtggagtaatatttttgtaaaaatgtcatcagGGTTTGAACAAATGTGGAAGTGAAAGCAGTGAAACACTAATATTGTATGCAACATGTCAATGACAAAATTAGCCAACAGTATAAACATTGGAAGTATTTGGTTGGAGTTGTAAATgcagtttgcattttgcaaaggCAAATTAATGTTTTCACCCTTTCCCAGGGAATCCAGGGACAATAAGCAACCCATAGAGGGACCCACCCCGGgcagacacagtcacagtccTGTCAGCAGAGGTGACACCTGTCGTACCACTCCCTCCTCCAATGACAGTGCTGCCCCGCCTTCGCCCAGAAAGCCAGACTGGGCTGAAGATGGGGCAGGTGACTGGGTAACACAGAGCAGCCGCACTCCCTACCAGGTAATTGACACAGGGTAGAACTGGTCAGGATTTTCAACTGTCTTAAAGGTTTTTAACTAACTGTCAAGTGTGTGTATCCTCAgctttaaacaaatacataatgtaatacAGTCCAGCCTCCTTCACTTTAGGGCCACAGCGGTTTATTTCCCTTGTGTTCTAGCTACAGAGAACTTCAAAGAAGATACACAGTTTGGTTGGTTTCAGTCACCCAAATTAATCAGAGGTCTGGTGTTCATGTTTACATTTGCCAAGCTTTCACTTATACATTCCCCTCCTTTGTCCCCCCTCCAGGACTGTCCCTCCCTGCAGCCGGGCTCCACGCCGATCTCTCCTACCTCCGCCCCCTTCCAGAAGCTCTCCGCCATCCCGTCTCCCTCACTTCCCCGGCACAAGCAGCCCTCCGCCACCCCCACGCCACTCCCGCTGTCTCAGGCGGAGGACGAGGGTGAGACGTGGCGACAGCGGCTGAGGCAGTCCTCCTCGGAGATCACTGCCGCTGTGGAGCGAGCGAGGAGGCgccgggaggaggaggagaggaggatggaggaCGAGCGGCGGGCCGCCTGCGCCGAGAAGCTGAAACGGCTGGATGAgaagcagcagcggcagcagcagaaCAAGCCCGACGTCATAGCCAATGGCAACCgtagcccctccctctctgcctcaggcccctcccccaccctcagTCACCCCTCGTCCCCTTGCTTGGACTTTAAGGAGCCCCCCCTCCTGTCTGCTCAGACAAGAGAAAGGCAgggcagcaacagcagctaTGATTCCAACACAGGTGAGTGTGGTCATACGAAGACGACTACATGATACACAGCGATACACAGTTAAAAGtatgttagcaagctagctaattgTCAGAATGCTTGTTGCTGCAGACCACTTTAGGTTTTCAGGTGTATGAAATGGAGCAGAGTAGGGAAAGAAGAGTATGCCGTAGTAAACTAGTATCAGTCATGTTATGTGATAGTGTACTGTTCTGCTCCCATTGGCTGCCCCCAGACTCTCAGCGATGCCTGCCACCCACGGCAGTGCAGCTTGCCGTCCAGGACATAGCTGAGGCtggggaaagggaggaggaaggtgTAGCTGCCAGCAGCATTCAGACCGCAGGCGGTGCAGATTTGGTAAAGATGGAGGGTTTCGGGGGTGGAGCTGGACGCCATGGGGGTGGCCTTCATGTTCAGGGGTACTCAAAATACCAGAAGTCTCTTCCTCCTCGCTTCCAAAGACAGCAACAGGTCAGTGTTCATATCATAAGATGAGTTTTGTGAATCGTGTAGGTTGGTATGTGGTTTGTCAGTGTACCCCCTGCAGTcactcagtttcattttttattgtgtatttttcccaTCAAGTCAGAGAAAAGGAATTCATTATCTGTAAATGGACCATCTGTATATTTTCTTGTACTTGTATTTTACACTGCTAAAATGTCTCTGTCCAATGTCCAGTATGCTCTTAATTGCCGTCAGTAGTTTTTAAAGTTCAATTTGAT harbors:
- the LOC118784962 gene encoding allograft inflammatory factor 1-like; the encoded protein is MDKNVQGGKAFGILKSKQEEKLESINQTFLDDPKYADEEDLSSKLDSFKKKYVEFDLNDQGEIDMMGLKRMLEKLGVAKTHLELKKMIAEVVGGTSRDTISYTDFVSMMLGKRNAILRLILMFEDMGKDQEPKENGPPPRKTFSDLP